A genomic region of Carettochelys insculpta isolate YL-2023 chromosome 7, ASM3395843v1, whole genome shotgun sequence contains the following coding sequences:
- the LOC142015804 gene encoding homeobox protein VENTX-like, producing the protein MTKAPFSVEWLSQSSAHGFFPQRGNPSSASPQPPQGRKGGRLKPLDAPSEKEPGRETLLDSSACRAAPAWSAAEPGSRWGSGRAECPSPEAPGAKAGRRLRTAFSLEQLSTLESSFKRHKYLGAAERRKLAAKMQLSEVQIKTWFQNRRMKLKRQLQEMRPEPLAARGGPLPLPLPLHYLYLAQLPAQEAGPASFPLPALPAAAWGPYRREPGGFWQPPCFVGYRDPRAFLLPI; encoded by the exons ATGACCAAAGCCCCTTTCTCCGTGGAGTGGCTTTCCCAGAGCAGCGCACATGGCTTCTTCCCCCAGCGCGGCAATCCATCCAGCGCCTCCCCGCAGCCGCCccaagggaggaaggggggaCGTCTAAAGCCCCTGGACGCCCCGTCGGAGAAGGAGCCCGGCAGGGAGACGCTGCTGGACTCGTCCGCCTGCAGAG CAGCGCCGGCGTGGAGCGCCGCGGAGCCCGGCTCGCGCTGGGGCAGCGGCCGCGCGGAGTGCCCGTCCCCCGAGGCGCCCGGCGCCAAGGCCGGCCGCCGCCTGCGCACCGCCTTCAGCCTGGAGCAGCTCAGCACCTTGGAGAGCTCTTTCAAGCGCCACAAGTACCTGGGCGCGGCCGAGCGCCGCAAGCTGGCGGCCAAGATGCAGCTGTCCGAAGTGCAG ATCAAGACCTGGTTCCAGAACCGGCGGATGAAGCTGaagcggcagctgcaggagaTGAGGCCGGAGCCCTTGGCAGCCCGGGGcgggcccctgcccctgcccctgcccctgcactaCCTCTACCTGGCTCAGCTCCCCGCGCAGGAGGCcggccctgccagcttccccttGCCGGCCCTGCCCGCCGCCGCCTGGGGCCCCTACAGGCGGGAGCCGGGAGGCTTCTGGCAGCCGCCCTGCTTTGTGGGTTACAGGGACCCCCGGGCTTTCTTGTTGCCCATTTGA